From Aspergillus chevalieri M1 DNA, chromosome 4, nearly complete sequence, a single genomic window includes:
- a CDS encoding arylsulfatase (COG:P;~EggNog:ENOG410PFR8;~InterPro:IPR017850,IPR000917,IPR024607;~PFAM:PF00884;~go_function: GO:0003824 - catalytic activity [Evidence IEA];~go_function: GO:0008484 - sulfuric ester hydrolase activity [Evidence IEA]), with translation MPRPNFLIIVADDLGFSDVGCFGSEIRTPNIDRLANDGVRFTDFHAAAACSPTRAMIMTGTDHHIAGLGNLIEWTNISGQNGPKGSQMSTAPQRGMPGYEGYLNERVAALPELLRDAGYHTLMSGKWHLGLTPERSPHKRGFERSLAHLPACSNHYAYEPQLQGNDETPTFLEASYIALHTEDDHYVKKLPEGWYSTDGYGDKMVDYLKDWNESKKDKKVEDRPFFAYLPFTAPHWPLQAPREYIDHYRGVYDEGPDVLRQRRLQRLKELGMIREDVEAHPVVAEEVKEWNDYTPEEQKLSCTAMEVYAGMVECIDANVGKIIDYLSSIDELDNTFVCFMSDNGAEGAAYEAYPLVQSGVLPHLQKYYDNSLENLGNYNSFIWYGPRWAQAATAPSRLYKAYTTEGGVRVPFVARFPGSVNSSHARNHSITDQFATVMDLAPSILDMAGVPHPAPTYQGREVVPMRGKSFYPWARGDAARIHEKDFIQGWETCGRAALRFGDWKIVYIPKPKGPERWQLYSLVDDPGEIHDLAEKDPERLQQLLKLWDQYVLETGVIPLNPDLGEFLEATEAQMPENAWMEYDYWKKGARDEPEKFMRKPARLQRTVKQF, from the exons ATGCCCCGTCCAaacttcctcatcatcgtcgccgACGATCTGGGCTTCTCTGACGTCGGCTGCTTTGGCAGTGAGATTCGTACGCCCAACATCGACCGTCTTGCCAATGATGGCGTTCGGTTTACTGATTtccatgctgctgctgcctgCTC ACCGACCCGTGCCATGATCATGACTGGCACAGACCACCACATCGCTGGCCTGGGCAACCTAATCGAATGGACAAACATATCAGGCCAAAATGGCCCCAAGGGCTCGCAGATGAGCACTGCTCCTCAGCGCGGTATGCCAGGCTACGAAGGCTATCTGAATGAGCGCGTTGCTGCTCTACCCGAGCTCCTGCGCGACGCTGGCTACCACACCCTCATGTCCGGGAAGTGGCATCTGGGTCTCACGCCAGAGCGATCGCCGCATAAACGGGGTTTTGAACGATCATTGGCACACTTGCCGGCTTGCTCGAATCACTATGCGTATGAGCCCCAGTTGCAGGGAAATGATGAGACGCCCACGTTCTTGGAGGCGAGCTATATCGCCCTGCATACGGAGGATGACCATTACGTGAAGAAGTTGCCAGAGGGATGGTACTCAACAGACGGATATGGTGATAAGatggtagactatctgaaAGATTGGAATGAGAGCAAGAAAGACAAAAAAGTCGAGGATCGTCCATTCTTTGCTTACCTCCCCTTCACGGCACCACATTGGCCTCTTCAGGCTCCTCGGGAGTACATCGACCACTACCGCGGTGTCTACGACGAAGGTCCAGACGTCCTCCGCCAGCGTCGTCTGCAGCGCCTCAAGGAGTTAGGCATGATCCGTGAGGATGTCGAGGCACACCCCGTTGTCGCTGAAGAAGTCAAGGAATGGAATGACTACACGCCCGAGGAGCAGAAGCTCTCATGTACGGCCATGGAGGTCTACGCGGGGATGGTTGAGTGCATCGATGCCAATGTCGGCAAGATCATCGACTACCTTTCCTCCATCGACGAACTGGACAACACCTTCGTCTGCTTCATGTCTGATAATGGCGCTGAAGGCGCTGCCTACGAGGCCTATCCACTTGTTCAAAGCGGCGTTCTTCCGCATCTGCAAAAATACTACGATAACTCACTCGAGAACCTTGGAAATTACAACTCTTTCATCTGGTACGGTCCACGCTGGGCACAGGCCGCCACTGCACCATCCCGGTTATACAAAGCCTACACCACCGAAGGTGGTGTGCGGGTACCGTTTGTAGCCCGGTTCCCGGGTAGCGTCAACTCGTCCCACGCCCGCAATCACAGCATTACTGACCAATTTGCCACGGTCATGGATCTTGCTCCCTCCATTCTCGACATGGCGGGCGTCCCCCATCCTGCCCCAACCTACCAAGGCCGGGAGGTAGTTCCCATGCGTGGCAAGAGCTTCTATCCCTGGGCGCGGGGAGATGCAGCCCGCATTCACGAGAAGGACTTTATCCAAGGCTGGGAGACGTGTGGCCGGGCAGCCTTGCGCTTTGGCGATTGGAAGATTGTCTATATTCCCAAGCCCAAGGGTCCGGAGCGGTGGCAACTGTACAGCCTCGTAGATGACCCCGGTGAGATCCACGACTTGGCCGAAAAAGATCCCGAGCGGTTGCAGCAGTTGCTCAAGTTGTGGGATCAGTATGTCCTCGAGACGGGCGTTATTCCTTTGAATCCGGATTTGGGAGAATTTCTCGAGGCAACTGAAGCGCAGATGCCTGAGAACGCTTGGATGGAGTATGATTATTGGAAGAAGGGGGCTCGAGATGAGCCGGAGAAGTTTATGCGCAAGCCGGCTAGGTTGCAGCGGACTGTGAAGCAGTTTTAA
- the snf4 gene encoding AMP-activated serine/threonine-protein kinase regulatory subunit SNF4 (BUSCO:EOG0926374A;~COG:C;~EggNog:ENOG410PGV3;~InterPro:IPR000644;~PFAM:PF00571), translated as MSMASTTGRHSALRAATADNGTGWDRGHEGLIVQPSSYLRPRGLSHPMAFVTAGALSERAIDREERQGLRAIRNFLKVRNSYDVLPLSFRLIIFDTSLSVKESLNILIQNGIVSAPLWDSKTSTFAGLLTTSDYINVIQYYFQNPADLDQIDGFRLDHLRDVEKALGVAPPETISIDPERPLYEACRRMLESRARRIPLVTNDSQTDRAHVLSVVTQYRILKFVAVNVSDTQKLRKPLQELLLGTYDDIATASMDTPVIDVIHILVKKSISSVPILNSEGVVYNVFEAVDVISLIKGGVYDDLSLTVGEALKKRSPDFPGIYTCSLTDGLDTIFDTIRKSRVHRLVVVDEHFRLKGVLTLSDILQYILLEGETDET; from the exons ATGAGCATGGCGTCCACTACGGGCAGACATAGCGCCTTGAGGGCCGCCACCGCCGACAACGGCACCGGTTGGGATCGCGGTCACGAGGGGCTCATTGTGCAGCCATCTTCCTACCTCCGCCCCCGAGGTCTGTCGCATCCAATGGCTTTCGTAACAGCAGGGGCCCTGTCTGAGAGGGCGATTGACCGAGAAGAGCGTCAAGGTTTG CGTGCCATTCGCAATTTCCTCAAAGTCCGCAACAGTTACGATGTCCTGCCGCTCAGTTTCCGTCTCATTATTTTCGACACTTCGTTATCCGTCAAAGAGAGCTTGAATATCTTAATCCAGAATG GCATCGTATCGGCACCGTTATGGGATTCCAAAACTTCGACATTCGCTGGACTGTTGACGACTTCTGACTATATCAATGTTATTCAATATTATTTCCAGAACCCAGCCGATCTGGACCAGATCGACGGGTTTCGACTAGACCATCTCAGAG ATGTCGAAAAAGCACTTGGTGTTGCTCCTCCGGAAACCATCTCCATCGACCCCGAGCGTCCCCTCTACGAAGCATGTCGGCGCATGCTCGAATCGCGAGCCCGCAGAATCCCCCTGGTTACGAACGACAGCCAAACGGACCGGGCGCATGTTTTGAGTGTCGTCACCCAGTATCGTATTTTGAAGTTTGTTGCGGTCAACGTCAGTGATACCCAGAAGCTGCGGAAGCCCCTCCAGGAATTATTACTGGGCACCTATGATGACATTGCGACTGCGTCGATGGATACCCCAGTCATAGATGTTATCCACATTCTGGTGAAAAAGAGCATTTCCAGCGTGCCGATCCTGAACTCCGAAG GCGTTGTGTACAATGTTTTCGAGGCAGTTGATgtgatctccttgatcaaggGCGGCGTTTATGACGATCTGAGTTTGACCGTTGGTGAAGCTTTGAAAAAGCGTTCTCCG GACTTCCCGGGCATCTACACCTGCTCACTTACAGATGGGCTGGACACCATTTTTGATACGATCCGCAAGTCTCGCGTGCACCGCTTGGTCGTGGTGGATGAACATTTCCGGCTCAAGGGTGTCCTCACTTTGAGTGACATTCTACAATACATCCTTCTTGAGGGTGAAACCGATGAAACGTGA
- a CDS encoding uncharacterized protein (COG:S;~EggNog:ENOG410PGTU;~InterPro:IPR008936;~go_process: GO:0007165 - signal transduction [Evidence IEA]), producing MGFFNLFSYWSPPTNNNNSTNTHSPDKYEAGRQSWTFIQDDGIEIATQKTTPSPTMDAAFKDLIYADKPVSPEAIEQDLQRDSKLSWRGSMRLSGIKTLLRPRRHRHSGSEALSESDRFDSTIEQPMQRNSLGVFTRFPDTIGNKRVDSDETPTQGFSSQLAIPEQRKVSDKTVETMASFESEETTSTVCRHPSKCPAAQAILENRGYVYENPFGDFRQLSGSSNLSTDANTCSARPSISEYGDDNLWADHGLRCSKRRAGNLPRRSSIFRDISNISNESTWSAHIDQQKTVEAFNDMAGQLCLRPVTFGEEAHAGKAKKPDFSAADKLHKRDKILGRIRSMRSNIQMRSQSIPPETEQRGVRRMKTFANLSSRPDSFTALKGKSLETLARLGGYSYLKPQADFAPAVLKLPVCLAATATYLQRYGHEVENLFFDPGDLKTASRIYEHFANQVLSAEREEDKIQTTMRSNQMPADIIEPLQRDTTPKQPPPYVLSVAWVFKALLAGIPDGILGSKELYQVLVDISYGRQPYIFSKRKSKNQSKAPPEAEVDRQSKSETGSQSKQQLVSPSEPQVKAQKRPDDCLEGLTPWEHTQTKAIALAILSLTNKMHLELICAVFGLCEVLLHEVQRHIEDQWVRNIPRKERLRPSWAAGLLDVDRLSRTLGPLLTNRISHGDEKLCSEYRMVPSALQEERVVRMLLEHWRGVSRQLRWWEHCGCPPERVILPPEEEEQSMNQDEQQEMQIEIEGVEEERRAEKGTSGL from the exons atggggttcttcaacctCTTCTCCTACTGGTCCCCGCCCACGAACAATAACAACTCTACCAACACCCACAGTCCTGACAAGTACGAGGCAGGTCGGCAGTCATGGACGTTTATACAAGATGACGGAATCGAAATTGCTACTCAGAAGACGACCCCATCGCCTACGATGGATGCAGCCTTCAAGGACTTGATCTACGCCGATAAACCCGTTTCCCCAGAAGCCATCGAGCAAGATCTCCAGAGAGACTCAAAGCTATCATGGAGAGGGTCAATGAGGTTGAGTGGGATCAAGACGCTTCTTCGCCCGCGCAGGCATCGTCATTCTGGCTCGGAGGCATTGAGTGAATCGGACAGATTTGATTCTACTATTGAACAGCCAATGCAACGCAATAGTCTGGGCGTCTTCACCCGTTTTCCGGATACTATTGGCAATAAGCGTGTCGATTCTGACGAGACACCCACGCAAGGGTTTAGCAGCCAGCTTGCGATCCCCGAGCAACGGAAAGTTAGTGACAAAACCGTGGAAACCATGGCGTCATTCGAATCAGAGGAAACGACTTCAACTGTCTGCCGTCACCCGTCAAAATGCCCGGCAGCCCAGGCCATCCTAGAGAACAGAGGATATGTCTATGAGAACCCGTTTGGCGATTTCCGGCAATTATCCGGATCCAGCAACCTGTCCACCGATGCCAACACATGCTCTGCGAGGCCGTCGATCTCGGAATACGGAGACGACAATCTTTGGGCGGACCATGGGCTTCGCTGCAGCAAACGTCGAGCCGGTAACCTACCACGAAGGAGTTCCATTTTCAGGGACATCTCGAACATATCCAATGAAAGCACTTGGTCTGCCCATATCGATCAACAGAAGACCGTTGAAGCGTTCAATGATATGGCTGGCCAACTGTGCTTGCGTCCTGTGACGTTTGGCGAGGAAGCTCATGCAGGTAAAG CCAAGAAACCCGATTTCAGCGCCGCAGACAAGCTACATAAACGAGATAAGATACTTGGCCGAATACGAAGCATGCGCTCCAATATCCAGATGAGGTCTCAGTCCATACCACCAGAAACGGAGCAGCGAGGAGTGCGTCGAATGAAGACGTTCGCTAATCTGTCCTCTCGTCCTGATTCATTCACCGCGCTGAAGGGCAAGTCGCTTGAGACACTCGCACGGTTAGGAGGTTATAGTTATCTCAAGCCCCAGGCGGACTTTGCCCCTGCTGTACTCAAGCTCCCTGTATGTCTTGCAGCGACTGCGACTTATTTGCAACGTTACG GCCACGAGGTAGAGAACCTCTTTTTCGACCCTGGAGACCTGAAGACTGCATCCCGCATATACGAGCATTTTGCAAACCAGGTTCTGTCGGCagaacgagaagaagacaagATCCAGACGACCATGCGCAGTAACCAGATGCCCGCGGATATAATCGAGCCATTGCAGCGAGATACGACTCCTAAGCAGCCGCCACCATACGTTCTCAGTGTGGCTTGGGTCTTCAAAGCCTTGCTAGCGGGTATCCCTGATGGAATTCTAGGATCCAAGGAGCTCTATCAGGTTTTGGTGGACATCTCGTACGGACGTCAACCGTACATATTCAGCAAGCGGAAATCAAAGAACCAATCAAAAGCACCACCAGAAGCAGAAGTGGATCGGCAGTCGAAATCGGAGACAGGATCGCAATCGAAACAGCAGCTAGTATCGCCGTCAGAGCCGCAGGTCAAAGCGCAGAAGCGACCGGATGATTGCTTGGAGGGGCTGACGCCATGGGAACACACTCAGACCAAGGCGATCGCGCTGGCGATCCTGTCATTGACGAACAAGATGCATCTTGAACTCATCTGTGCGGTGTTTGGGTTGTGCGAGGTACTTCTCCATGAGGTGCAGCGACATATTGAGGATCAGTGGGTGCGTAACATCCCGAGAAAAGAGCGACTTCGACCTAGTTGGGCAGCGGGCCTCTTGGATGTGGATCGGTTAAGTCGGACTTTGGGACCTTTGCTGACCAACCGGATATCTCATGGAGACGAAAAGCTCTGTTCCGAATATCGAATGGTACCAAGTGCGTTGCAGGAAGAGCGGGTGGTGAGGATGCTGTTGGAGCATTGGCGCGGCGTGAGTCGCCAGTTGCGATGGTGGGAACACTGCGGATGCCCTCCAGAGCGGGTGATTTTGCCgccggaagaggaggagcagAGCATGAATCAGGACGAACAACAAGAGATGCAAATCGAAATCGAAGGGGTGGAAGAGGAACGTCGTGCGGAAAAAGGGACCTCTGGTCTTTAA